A window of the Planctomycetaceae bacterium genome harbors these coding sequences:
- a CDS encoding HU family DNA-binding protein, with product MAKKAAKPISKTEILNALAEATGQNKKDVNAVLEALEALIESNLKKGPGIINLPGLMKIYVHERPATKERMGKNPKDGTPMLIAAKPKTKVVKVRPLKKLKEMI from the coding sequence ATGGCAAAGAAAGCTGCAAAGCCGATCTCAAAGACGGAGATTCTGAATGCACTGGCAGAAGCAACCGGCCAGAACAAGAAGGATGTCAATGCAGTTCTGGAGGCTCTGGAAGCTCTGATCGAATCCAACCTTAAGAAGGGTCCTGGCATCATCAATCTGCCCGGCCTGATGAAGATCTATGTGCACGAACGCCCTGCCACCAAGGAACGCATGGGCAAGAATCCAAAAGATGGCACACCGATGCTGATCGCTGCAAAGCCAAAGACGAAGGTTGTCAAAGTACGACCACTGAAGAAGCTGAAGGAAATGATTTAA
- a CDS encoding RsmD family RNA methyltransferase: protein MALRVIAGKYRRRLLRTPHGLSTRPYTDRVRQVVFDRISDIVEFARVADVFSGVGTMGMEALSRGASSCVFFEGDQDVHASLKENLEAIAPDERSICWRTDIRRTSFRPNGGEDCLPYSLIFFDPPYADVNQLLPGKPLSQSLRRLSKESISSPDAVLILRTPAKTDLEIFEGWELDERWDISTMIIWKLRKPSTAETSP from the coding sequence ATGGCACTTCGAGTGATCGCTGGAAAATATCGACGACGTTTGTTGAGAACTCCGCACGGCCTGTCAACTCGCCCATACACGGATCGCGTTCGACAGGTTGTCTTCGACCGGATATCCGACATTGTGGAGTTTGCTCGTGTGGCGGATGTGTTCTCGGGCGTCGGCACGATGGGGATGGAAGCACTCAGTCGAGGGGCTTCATCGTGCGTATTCTTCGAAGGTGACCAGGATGTCCATGCATCACTGAAAGAAAACCTCGAGGCCATTGCGCCGGATGAAAGGTCGATCTGCTGGCGAACGGATATTCGCCGGACTTCATTTCGACCGAACGGAGGAGAAGACTGCCTTCCGTATTCTTTGATTTTCTTTGATCCGCCTTATGCTGACGTCAATCAACTGTTGCCGGGCAAGCCTCTTAGCCAGAGCCTTCGACGACTATCAAAAGAATCGATCAGCTCCCCCGATGCCGTTCTCATACTGCGTACCCCGGCAAAGACAGATCTCGAAATCTTCGAAGGCTGGGAACTGGATGAACGGTGGGATATCTCCACGATGATTATCTGGAAGCTTCGCAAACCATCAACAGCGGAAACCTCGCCATGA
- a CDS encoding YdjY domain-containing protein — MRSQRFGRRPGKLATAMAVAMAAILVMHIAARADENTVPSASEIVEQTTTQSDSQEVPAPKPEKAEQKKTELPAELLKLTQSATALNPEKTVMLDLKGGRLIVKTEVACRNCILEMLCVPEGIKEHETILRVKTKAYVIHTGLVALGAEPGRPARFSPQFEPPSGTKLSIYAAWVDEDGKLQRKDVRDWVRHNIHRYYSAPLSSPPPGLKLPYKELRWDKFNNEILWYGPLSDTDRDDLLSKWDNVKFQDAIRSFHADSKSRRMEADFVFAGSQFYTDPETNLRTYQAEGGYLICVANFGDSMIDVREESSASDGAQAYEAWTEHIPAENTPVLLEIVPAK; from the coding sequence ATGAGAAGCCAACGATTCGGCCGCCGCCCAGGAAAACTTGCAACCGCGATGGCAGTAGCAATGGCAGCCATTCTCGTCATGCACATCGCGGCCAGGGCAGATGAAAACACAGTTCCCTCCGCATCCGAAATCGTTGAGCAGACAACGACGCAGTCGGATTCTCAGGAGGTTCCGGCTCCGAAACCGGAGAAGGCTGAACAGAAAAAAACAGAGTTGCCAGCCGAATTGCTGAAGCTCACGCAATCAGCGACTGCGTTAAATCCAGAGAAGACCGTCATGCTTGACCTGAAAGGCGGACGGCTGATTGTGAAGACCGAGGTTGCCTGCCGAAACTGTATTCTTGAGATGCTTTGCGTGCCCGAAGGGATCAAGGAGCATGAAACCATTCTTAGAGTCAAAACGAAAGCTTACGTGATTCATACCGGGCTCGTCGCTTTGGGGGCAGAGCCCGGCAGACCTGCGCGGTTTTCTCCACAGTTTGAACCGCCAAGCGGTACGAAGCTCAGTATTTACGCTGCGTGGGTCGATGAGGACGGGAAACTCCAGCGAAAAGATGTTCGAGATTGGGTTCGTCATAACATCCATCGTTACTATTCAGCCCCGTTATCTTCGCCCCCACCAGGTCTGAAGCTGCCCTACAAGGAACTGCGTTGGGATAAATTCAATAACGAAATTCTGTGGTACGGCCCCCTGTCAGATACTGATCGAGACGATCTGCTGAGCAAATGGGACAACGTTAAGTTTCAGGATGCCATTCGGTCGTTTCATGCTGATTCAAAGAGTCGCCGAATGGAAGCTGACTTTGTCTTTGCCGGAAGTCAGTTTTATACGGATCCGGAGACAAATCTGAGGACCTATCAGGCGGAAGGAGGCTACCTGATTTGTGTTGCCAATTTTGGTGATTCCATGATCGATGTTCGTGAGGAAAGTTCGGCCAGTGACGGTGCTCAGGCTTATGAAGCCTGGACAGAACACATCCCGGCTGAGAACACGCCCGTCCTGCTTGAAATTGTTCCCGCAAAATGA